The following proteins are co-located in the Maridesulfovibrio ferrireducens genome:
- a CDS encoding XRE family transcriptional regulator — MKKDKQDNALDNPALAIKDGHELVICEDCGEELVFSMQDNYHQFAIGLRTILYCLRTAEVEGNIPPLPEDWWLNVEFRHGLDNIFKNYPKRE; from the coding sequence ATGAAAAAAGATAAACAAGACAACGCACTTGATAACCCTGCATTGGCAATCAAGGACGGTCATGAATTAGTCATATGTGAAGATTGCGGAGAGGAACTTGTTTTTTCGATGCAGGATAATTATCATCAATTCGCAATAGGACTACGCACAATCCTTTATTGTCTGCGAACCGCAGAGGTAGAAGGGAACATTCCTCCTCTGCCGGAAGACTGGTGGTTAAATGTTGAATTTCGCCATGGTCTGGACAATATTTTCAAAAATTACCCTAAGCGAGAATAG
- a CDS encoding FliG C-terminal domain-containing protein, with translation MLFKKDKEIERALDDLKLSQSMTERDLSNLTDQVKALENYEMGKDQVGRVSGLLKECSQTSFEQVLGEFIPVEQDEANHLGHLFLCSPPKFRAALMNNLGDKVLESGISLLEQGEYDPEILSVLAEIVRNVIKDKPTIFRSEKKLLLADLMLYRTTPEQQHVLASYVSENGFENSMKLFPSCLEEVLSVERKYLLELAKNICNVTVVHVVAASSDNLKEYILDLFSERAKDMIREDAKEAVNTASKEEIEKSVRLFLTELNHLLVASVDDLFDSIF, from the coding sequence ATGCTATTTAAAAAAGACAAAGAAATAGAAAGAGCTCTTGATGATCTCAAGTTATCCCAGTCTATGACAGAAAGAGATCTCTCTAATTTGACAGATCAGGTAAAAGCTCTAGAAAATTATGAAATGGGCAAAGATCAGGTCGGCCGCGTTTCTGGATTACTTAAAGAATGCAGCCAAACCAGCTTTGAACAAGTGCTAGGTGAATTTATTCCTGTTGAACAAGATGAAGCAAATCATCTCGGACATTTGTTTCTTTGTAGCCCTCCAAAATTCCGTGCTGCCTTGATGAATAACCTCGGTGATAAGGTTCTCGAAAGCGGGATATCTCTTTTAGAACAGGGAGAATATGATCCTGAAATACTTTCTGTTCTGGCTGAAATTGTTCGAAATGTTATAAAAGATAAACCAACAATTTTTCGTTCAGAGAAGAAATTACTTCTTGCTGACCTTATGCTGTATCGCACTACTCCTGAACAACAGCATGTTTTGGCGAGCTATGTGTCCGAAAATGGATTTGAAAATTCTATGAAATTGTTCCCCTCATGTCTTGAAGAGGTCTTATCTGTTGAGCGTAAGTACCTTCTTGAGCTGGCAAAGAATATTTGCAACGTTACTGTTGTTCATGTGGTTGCAGCCTCTTCAGATAATCTGAAAGAATATATACTCGATCTCTTTTCCGAGCGGGCAAAAGATATGATAAGAGAAGATGCCAAGGAAGCTGTGAATACTGCATCCAAAGAAGAAATAGAAAAATCTGTCAGATTGTTTCTTACTGAGCTGAATCATTTATTGGTTGCAAGTGTTGATGATCTTTTTGATTCAATCTTTTAG